Proteins encoded together in one Ferroglobus placidus DSM 10642 window:
- a CDS encoding hydantoinase B/oxoprolinase family protein, with translation MKADAITMQVIRYALERIADEMGYTIVRSARSTIIKEVMDISCAIFNEKGYTIAQAHHAPMLLAGFEITMRELVKRFPPDSLEDGDVIISNDPYMGGQHVMDVQTFAPVFYEDELVGFVGSIAHMTDMGGAVPGGVAGGMTDIFMEGLRLPMIKLYKGYKENEDVFAILKNNIRVPEKTLGDIRALVSADYVGIKKVRELYKKYGVEVVSECLNALLDYSERRIREGIEKLPDGKYSGEVYIDDDGVTDDPVRIKVNVRIKGDEIKVDFNGTSKQVRGNINCPIATTYAAVYYTIIAVVDPHVPINSGCYRPITIEAEEGLVVNPRPPAAVAARTNCSQKITEAMLKALSEAAPDRVMAGSHAQITTCSFSGYQNGKRWIYIEIMGGGMGARSFKDGKDGQDSHLARFMNTPIEAIEIEYPVMIERYEFIPDSGGAGKYRGALGLRRDIRFLTDEVVFARYGDSQKFPPPRSFRRKTRHARKVYS, from the coding sequence ATGAAGGCTGATGCTATTACGATGCAGGTTATTAGATACGCTCTTGAGAGGATTGCCGACGAAATGGGGTATACAATAGTCAGAAGTGCGAGATCAACCATAATCAAGGAAGTTATGGACATCAGTTGTGCAATTTTCAATGAGAAAGGATATACGATAGCCCAAGCTCATCACGCCCCTATGCTTCTCGCGGGTTTCGAAATCACTATGAGAGAACTCGTCAAAAGATTTCCTCCAGATTCTCTTGAGGATGGAGACGTTATAATCTCTAACGATCCTTACATGGGTGGACAGCACGTTATGGACGTTCAAACCTTCGCTCCCGTGTTCTACGAAGATGAGCTCGTGGGTTTCGTTGGAAGCATTGCACACATGACAGACATGGGAGGAGCTGTTCCGGGAGGAGTTGCTGGAGGAATGACGGACATATTCATGGAAGGTCTTAGACTTCCGATGATCAAGCTGTACAAAGGATACAAAGAAAATGAGGATGTTTTTGCGATTTTGAAAAACAACATAAGAGTTCCAGAAAAAACTCTTGGTGATATAAGAGCTCTCGTCTCTGCAGACTACGTTGGGATCAAAAAGGTTAGAGAACTCTACAAAAAATACGGTGTCGAAGTAGTTTCTGAATGCCTAAACGCTCTTCTGGATTACTCCGAAAGGAGGATTAGAGAGGGGATAGAAAAGCTTCCCGATGGAAAATACAGCGGAGAAGTTTACATCGATGATGACGGAGTTACAGATGACCCAGTCAGGATTAAAGTAAACGTTAGGATAAAAGGAGACGAAATAAAAGTCGATTTCAACGGAACTTCGAAGCAGGTTAGGGGTAACATAAACTGTCCGATAGCAACGACCTATGCGGCAGTTTACTACACAATCATAGCGGTTGTCGATCCTCACGTCCCGATAAACTCCGGCTGCTACAGACCGATAACAATCGAAGCCGAAGAAGGATTAGTGGTCAACCCCCGCCCACCAGCGGCTGTTGCAGCGAGAACCAACTGCTCTCAGAAAATAACTGAAGCCATGCTCAAAGCTTTGAGCGAAGCAGCCCCTGACAGAGTTATGGCTGGCAGTCATGCCCAGATAACAACCTGCAGCTTCAGCGGTTATCAGAACGGAAAGAGGTGGATATACATCGAAATCATGGGAGGAGGAATGGGAGCTCGTTCGTTCAAAGATGGTAAAGACGGGCAGGACTCGCATCTTGCGAGGTTTATGAACACTCCGATAGAAGCTATAGAGATAGAATATCCGGTAATGATAGAAAGGTACGAGTTCATACCCGATTCAGGGGGAGCAGGAAAATACAGAGGAGCTTTAGGCTTGAGAAGAGACATCAGGTTTTTGACGGACGAAGTAGTTTTCGCAAGGTATGGAGACAGTCAAAAGTTTCCCCCCCCACGGTCTTTTCGGAGGAAAACCCGGCATGCCAGGAAGGTTTATTCTTAA